The following coding sequences lie in one Paenibacillus durus ATCC 35681 genomic window:
- the accD gene encoding acetyl-CoA carboxylase, carboxyltransferase subunit beta, whose translation MFKDLFQKKRKYATVPSQRLEQANIPAEGERPKREIPEGLMSKCPKCGSIQYSKELEKNLKVCTACGHHMRLNAPERIAITLDPGSFIEFDAGMVSVDPLQFPGYSTKLEQQKLKSGQLDAVITGQGSIEGHMVIVAVMNFEFFTGSMGSVVGEKITRAIEEATERKLPMVIFSTSGGARMQESILSLMQMAKTSAALARFGESGGLYISVITDPTTGGVSASFATLGDINIAEPGAVFGFAGRIVIEQTIRQKLPDDFQTAEFNLQHGQLDLVVHRKEMRSKLGKILELHDVKGGF comes from the coding sequence TTGTTCAAAGATTTGTTTCAGAAAAAACGGAAATATGCGACGGTTCCTTCGCAGCGTCTGGAGCAAGCGAACATACCGGCGGAAGGGGAACGCCCTAAGCGGGAAATTCCCGAAGGGCTGATGAGCAAGTGTCCCAAATGCGGATCGATCCAGTACAGCAAAGAGCTGGAGAAGAATCTCAAGGTATGTACGGCCTGCGGCCATCATATGCGGCTGAACGCTCCCGAAAGAATTGCCATAACGCTTGATCCGGGGAGTTTTATCGAGTTCGACGCAGGGATGGTATCTGTGGACCCGCTTCAATTCCCGGGATACAGCACGAAGCTCGAGCAGCAGAAGCTGAAATCGGGCCAACTTGACGCCGTCATTACGGGACAGGGAAGCATTGAAGGGCATATGGTTATTGTGGCGGTTATGAATTTTGAATTTTTTACAGGCAGCATGGGCTCGGTGGTCGGGGAGAAAATTACCCGTGCCATCGAGGAAGCGACTGAAAGAAAGCTGCCCATGGTTATATTCTCGACTTCCGGCGGAGCCCGGATGCAGGAGAGCATCCTAAGCCTGATGCAAATGGCGAAGACCAGCGCGGCGCTGGCGCGTTTCGGCGAGTCCGGAGGATTATACATATCCGTAATTACGGACCCGACGACGGGCGGCGTGTCCGCAAGCTTTGCGACGCTGGGGGATATTAACATCGCGGAGCCGGGAGCCGTATTCGGGTTTGCCGGACGAATCGTCATCGAACAGACGATCCGCCAGAAGCTGCCGGATGATTTCCAGACGGCGGAGTTCAATTTACAGCACGGCCAGCTCGATCTGGTGGTGCACCGGAAGGAAATGCGTTCTAAGCTCGGCAAAATTCTGGAGCTTCATGACGTGAAGGGGGGATTCTAG
- the thiS gene encoding sulfur carrier protein ThiS: MKLYINGNETELDEACATLTDLLSRPEWKERRMIVELNGMIVGRDDFGMVLLADGDRIELVHFVGGG, from the coding sequence ATGAAACTCTATATCAACGGGAACGAGACCGAGCTGGACGAAGCTTGCGCTACGCTTACGGATCTGCTGAGCCGCCCCGAATGGAAGGAACGGCGGATGATCGTTGAACTGAACGGCATGATCGTAGGCAGGGATGATTTCGGAATGGTCCTCCTTGCCGACGGGGACCGTATTGAGCTTGTGCATTTTGTGGGAGGAGGCTGA
- a CDS encoding acyl-CoA thioesterase — protein METQDFLPGLWHAAFLRVRYQESDQMGVVYHSNYLNWFEIGRTEMLRGLGFSYLELENRGLLLPVTSAELQFKRSAKYDDTIAVYARMSSFTPLRLTFEYEVRRASGPELTGAGLYGSDAAVPHNNNGLSFASGFQASAAGELLVTGSTGHAWVNRELRPVRLDRALPEVYGAIVTALRTEKRTI, from the coding sequence GTGGAAACCCAAGATTTTTTGCCGGGCCTCTGGCATGCCGCCTTCTTGAGGGTTCGTTACCAAGAGAGCGATCAGATGGGCGTAGTATACCATTCCAATTATTTGAACTGGTTTGAAATCGGACGGACCGAAATGCTGCGCGGACTCGGCTTTTCTTATCTTGAACTGGAGAACCGGGGGTTGCTGCTTCCGGTCACCTCGGCAGAACTGCAATTCAAGCGGTCCGCAAAATATGACGATACAATCGCCGTCTATGCCCGCATGTCGTCGTTTACGCCTCTTCGGCTAACTTTCGAATATGAGGTACGGCGGGCATCCGGCCCGGAACTGACCGGCGCAGGCTTGTATGGATCGGATGCCGCTGTTCCGCATAACAATAATGGGCTTTCATTTGCTTCTGGCTTCCAAGCCTCGGCAGCCGGAGAACTGCTCGTTACCGGCTCCACCGGCCATGCCTGGGTAAACCGGGAGCTGAGGCCCGTACGGCTGGACAGAGCATTGCCTGAAGTTTATGGCGCAATCGTGACGGCGCTGCGTACAGAAAAGAGGACGATATGA
- a CDS encoding FxsA family protein, giving the protein MIKRNWLWAALFIIPATELFGFILVSSWFGASKTLLLLISTSLIGLLMMRFEGSKVLQDSRQQMQEGRIPGRTMLDGLCIFFGGLLLIIPGFITDIIGFTLVFPLTRPLYRGFLLKWIEKKMKNGTFTYYKR; this is encoded by the coding sequence ATGATTAAAAGAAATTGGCTGTGGGCGGCGTTATTCATTATTCCCGCCACAGAACTCTTCGGCTTTATCCTGGTATCGTCCTGGTTTGGAGCGTCCAAGACGCTGCTGCTGCTGATCTCGACTTCTCTTATCGGTCTTCTGATGATGCGTTTTGAGGGCAGCAAGGTGCTGCAGGACAGCAGGCAGCAAATGCAGGAGGGCAGGATTCCGGGCCGGACGATGCTGGACGGGTTATGCATCTTTTTCGGGGGATTGCTGCTGATTATACCGGGATTTATCACGGACATTATCGGCTTTACCTTGGTTTTTCCCCTGACCCGGCCCCTGTACCGCGGATTTCTGCTGAAGTGGATTGAGAAAAAAATGAAGAATGGCACGTTTACCTATTATAAGAGATAA
- a CDS encoding phosphatidylglycerophosphatase A, translating into MSYELAVDLLERRGVSIDSIAEIVYTLQSSYYPGLSGEECVASVKAVLGKREVQYTLMTGITLDELAEKKQLPQPFQAIMEADESLYGADETLALGITGVYGMIGLTGFGYLDKIKLGVIGALNGRKDGIHVFLDDLVAGIAAAASARIAHRHEGARVYPARVNPEEIEP; encoded by the coding sequence ATGTCCTATGAGCTGGCGGTGGATTTGTTGGAGCGCAGAGGCGTTTCCATTGATTCGATTGCCGAGATCGTATACACGCTGCAATCGTCCTATTATCCGGGTTTAAGCGGGGAGGAGTGCGTAGCGAGCGTCAAGGCCGTCCTGGGCAAAAGAGAGGTGCAGTACACGCTGATGACGGGCATTACGCTGGATGAGCTGGCGGAGAAGAAGCAGCTGCCGCAGCCGTTTCAGGCGATCATGGAAGCCGATGAGTCGCTTTACGGGGCGGATGAGACATTGGCCCTGGGCATCACCGGCGTATACGGCATGATCGGTCTGACCGGTTTCGGTTATTTGGACAAGATCAAGCTGGGCGTCATCGGGGCCCTGAACGGCCGGAAGGACGGAATTCATGTCTTTCTCGACGATCTGGTCGCCGGCATAGCCGCCGCTGCTTCCGCAAGAATCGCGCATCGCCACGAAGGGGCCAGGGTGTATCCCGCCCGCGTAAATCCGGAGGAAATTGAGCCGTAA
- a CDS encoding acetyl-CoA carboxylase carboxyltransferase subunit alpha has product MAGDLPFEKPLVDMRKKITELKQFGEEKGIDFTDEIARLEERYKLLEEEIYSNISPSQKMHLARHHGRPTSLDLIGLIFTDFIELHGDRLFGDDLAVVGGIAKLEGIPVTVIGQQRGKDTKDNIARFFGSAHPEGFRKALRLMQQADKFRRPIITFIDTKGAYPGNTAEERGQSEAIARNLREMSGLGVPVVCVVIGEGGSGGALAMAVGNRVLMLEHAIYSVISPNGAASILWKDAAKADQAAEAMKITADDLLAMEVIEEMIPEPKGGAHRDYGTTAASIKDALVRHLHDLASLDADELREDRYRKFRKIGEFAESQAAEEVFTEEPALSPE; this is encoded by the coding sequence ATGGCGGGGGACTTGCCTTTTGAAAAACCTCTCGTTGATATGCGCAAGAAAATTACGGAGTTAAAACAGTTTGGGGAAGAAAAAGGGATTGATTTCACCGACGAAATCGCCCGGCTGGAAGAACGCTACAAGCTGCTGGAAGAGGAGATCTATTCGAATATCTCCCCCTCGCAGAAAATGCACCTGGCCCGGCACCACGGCCGTCCGACCTCGCTGGATTTGATCGGGCTTATCTTTACCGATTTTATCGAACTGCACGGGGACCGGCTGTTCGGCGACGACCTTGCGGTTGTCGGCGGCATCGCGAAGCTGGAGGGAATACCGGTTACCGTGATTGGACAGCAGCGCGGCAAGGATACGAAGGACAATATCGCCAGATTTTTCGGCAGTGCGCATCCCGAAGGCTTCCGAAAGGCGCTTCGGCTGATGCAGCAGGCGGACAAGTTCCGGCGGCCGATCATTACGTTCATCGATACGAAGGGCGCTTATCCCGGCAACACTGCGGAGGAGCGGGGCCAATCGGAGGCGATTGCCCGCAATCTGCGCGAAATGTCCGGGCTCGGCGTGCCTGTCGTCTGCGTCGTTATCGGTGAAGGCGGCAGCGGCGGTGCGCTGGCGATGGCCGTGGGCAACCGCGTGCTGATGCTGGAGCATGCCATTTACTCCGTCATTTCACCGAATGGCGCCGCGTCGATATTGTGGAAGGACGCCGCGAAGGCCGATCAGGCGGCGGAGGCGATGAAGATTACCGCCGACGATTTGCTAGCGATGGAAGTCATCGAGGAGATGATCCCCGAGCCCAAGGGCGGCGCACACCGCGATTACGGGACTACTGCGGCGTCCATCAAGGATGCCCTCGTCCGGCATTTGCATGATTTAGCCAGTCTGGATGCGGACGAGCTTAGGGAAGACCGTTACCGGAAATTCCGTAAGATCGGGGAGTTCGCGGAATCGCAGGCGGCGGAAGAGGTCTTTACCGAGGAACCGGCGCTCAGTCCGGAGTAA
- the pyk gene encoding pyruvate kinase, with product MRKSKIVCTIGPASESLENIKKLILAGMNVARLNFSHGDFEEHGARITNIRQACKELNKTVAILLDTKGPEIRTGKLEVEPIELVQDEYLTLTTEEILGDKNRISITYSDLPKDVQVGSTILIDDGLIGLTVVDVQGTEIKTRIVNGGTIKSKKGVNVPGVAISLPGITEKDTNDIIFGIEQDIDFIAASFVRKASDVKEIRDLLEKHNASHIQIISKIENQQGVDNLDEILAASDGLMVARGDLGVEIPAEEVPLAQKLMIQKCNIAGKPVITATQMLDSMQRNPRPTRAEASDVANAIFDGTDAIMLSGETAAGKYPVESVLTMSRIAEKAESALNHRDIFLKQQIAQKTTVTEAISQSVAISALDLNAKAIISSTVSGHTARVVSKYRPVSPIIAVTTQDRTMRQLALVWGVTPVKGSPASSTDELLETAVQGGKDSGLVQAGDLVVITAGIPLGHSGSTNLVKVEQIAD from the coding sequence ATGCGGAAAAGTAAAATTGTATGTACGATTGGTCCTGCAAGTGAATCGTTGGAGAACATCAAGAAATTGATCCTGGCCGGAATGAATGTGGCACGTCTGAACTTCTCCCACGGTGATTTTGAAGAGCATGGAGCACGGATTACGAACATCCGTCAAGCATGTAAGGAACTGAACAAGACGGTTGCCATCCTGCTCGATACGAAAGGACCTGAGATTCGTACAGGCAAGCTCGAAGTGGAACCAATTGAACTGGTGCAGGACGAGTATCTGACCCTGACTACGGAAGAGATTCTTGGCGATAAAAATCGTATTTCCATAACTTATTCCGATCTTCCTAAAGATGTTCAAGTAGGCTCCACAATTCTTATTGACGACGGCCTCATCGGGCTCACTGTTGTCGACGTTCAAGGTACAGAAATCAAGACCCGTATTGTCAATGGCGGCACAATCAAGAGCAAGAAGGGCGTTAACGTGCCTGGAGTTGCTATTTCCCTGCCTGGTATTACGGAAAAAGACACCAACGATATCATTTTCGGGATCGAACAGGACATCGATTTTATCGCCGCTTCCTTCGTTCGCAAAGCTAGCGATGTTAAGGAAATTCGCGATCTTCTCGAGAAGCATAACGCGAGCCACATTCAAATCATCTCCAAAATTGAAAATCAGCAAGGTGTCGATAACCTTGATGAAATTCTGGCGGCTTCCGACGGCCTGATGGTTGCCCGCGGCGACCTTGGCGTGGAAATTCCGGCGGAAGAAGTACCGCTAGCACAGAAACTGATGATTCAAAAATGTAACATTGCAGGCAAACCGGTAATCACCGCTACGCAAATGCTCGATTCCATGCAGCGCAACCCGCGTCCAACCCGCGCAGAAGCGAGTGACGTGGCTAACGCTATCTTCGACGGAACCGACGCTATCATGCTGTCCGGTGAAACGGCTGCAGGTAAATATCCGGTAGAATCGGTACTGACAATGTCCCGTATCGCCGAAAAAGCGGAATCCGCACTGAACCACCGTGATATCTTCCTGAAGCAGCAAATTGCCCAGAAGACGACAGTAACGGAAGCGATCAGCCAATCCGTAGCCATCTCGGCGCTGGATCTGAATGCCAAAGCGATCATTTCCTCCACGGTCAGCGGACATACCGCCCGCGTGGTTTCGAAGTACCGTCCGGTATCTCCGATCATCGCGGTAACGACTCAAGATAGAACAATGCGTCAGCTTGCTCTCGTATGGGGCGTAACTCCGGTTAAAGGATCGCCGGCATCGTCCACCGATGAGCTTCTGGAAACGGCTGTTCAAGGCGGCAAAGATTCCGGTCTTGTCCAAGCCGGCGACCTTGTCGTGATTACGGCAGGTATTCCGCTCGGACATTCCGGTTCCACGAACCTGGTAAAAGTTGAGCAAATTGCCGACTAA
- the ytvI gene encoding sporulation integral membrane protein YtvI yields the protein MDSLTLKRLLRGLWVVLAAFLALFCLYVLLPLLYPLCLAWLLAYSIRPVVESLKRLRLPSWLAVILSLALYIGSAGLVLTALVTRLVKELAVLAQTFNLHAPQWHELLQSWSRSDRLQNIINQINQFYNSNPDYHATIDSHISKTTESIGVAATNLVTGIFNLILKIIASLPSLGTVLIVVVLAAFFLATGWERRSRMLSDWLPDGFRSAAAKIFSDLRRAFFGYLLAQLVLISITGAIVITGLILLGVKSAFVLGLIIGLVDLMPYLGVGIVMIPWALYSYMTGDMPLGIGLSVLYGITLITRQVLEPKLVASSTGLDPLAMLIGMFAGLKLLGAAGLILGPVALVILGAFWRAGVFRSLHSYILNGRLH from the coding sequence ATGGACAGCCTGACGCTGAAAAGACTGCTAAGGGGCCTATGGGTCGTGTTAGCCGCCTTTCTTGCTCTCTTCTGCCTTTATGTTCTGCTTCCGCTGCTTTATCCGCTGTGCCTCGCCTGGCTGCTCGCTTACAGCATACGCCCAGTGGTAGAAAGCCTAAAGCGGCTGCGACTGCCGTCATGGCTTGCGGTGATCCTCTCGCTTGCGCTTTATATCGGCTCCGCCGGGCTTGTGCTTACCGCGCTTGTTACCCGGCTGGTCAAAGAACTGGCCGTTCTTGCCCAAACCTTCAATCTGCACGCGCCGCAGTGGCATGAACTGCTTCAATCCTGGAGCCGCAGCGACCGCCTTCAAAATATCATTAACCAAATTAATCAGTTCTACAACAGCAATCCGGATTATCACGCCACTATCGACAGCCATATCAGCAAAACGACGGAATCGATCGGGGTTGCGGCGACCAATCTCGTTACCGGCATCTTCAATCTGATTCTGAAAATAATCGCTTCCCTCCCATCGCTCGGAACGGTGCTCATTGTCGTCGTTCTTGCCGCCTTCTTTCTCGCCACAGGATGGGAGCGGCGGAGCCGAATGCTGTCAGATTGGCTGCCGGACGGATTTCGCAGCGCAGCGGCGAAAATCTTCAGCGATCTGCGGAGAGCGTTCTTCGGTTATCTGCTTGCGCAGCTTGTCTTAATCTCGATTACTGGCGCCATTGTTATTACCGGGCTGATTCTTCTGGGCGTCAAATCGGCCTTCGTTCTTGGACTGATCATCGGCCTTGTCGATCTGATGCCCTATCTTGGCGTCGGAATCGTAATGATTCCGTGGGCTCTCTATTCCTATATGACAGGTGATATGCCGCTTGGCATCGGTCTTTCCGTGTTGTATGGCATCACTTTGATTACCCGCCAGGTGCTGGAGCCGAAGCTCGTGGCCAGCAGCACAGGTCTCGACCCGCTTGCTATGCTGATCGGCATGTTCGCCGGCCTGAAGCTGCTCGGCGCAGCCGGCCTGATTCTCGGACCGGTTGCGCTCGTAATCCTTGGCGCCTTCTGGCGGGCGGGCGTCTTCCGCAGTCTCCATTCCTATATCCTTAACGGCAGACTGCACTAA
- the icd gene encoding NADP-dependent isocitrate dehydrogenase: protein MLKLEKYELPTEGEQITIDNGKLQVPNHPIIPFIEGDGTGRDIWKASKRVLDAAVDKAYGGTKKIAWYEVFAGEKAYNTYGEWLPNDTLEAIREYIVAIKGPLTTPIGGGIRSLNVALRQELDLYVCLRPVRYFDGVPSPVKHPELVDMVIFRENTEDIYAGIEYQEGTEQVKKVIEFLQKEMGVSKIRFPETSGIGIKPVSSEGSKRLVRAAVEYAVKHGRGSVTLVHKGNIMKFTEGAFKNWGYEVAEQEFGDKVFTWNQYDVIKEREGVDAANAAQKQAEQDGKIIIKDAIADIALQQVLTRPTDFDVIATLNLNGDYLSDALAAQIGGIGIAPGANINYVTGHAIFEATHGTAPKYADKDVVNPGSVILSGVMMLEHLGWQEAADLIYKGMGTAINNKTVTYDFARLMEGATELKCSEFADQVIQHM from the coding sequence ATGCTGAAACTCGAAAAGTATGAACTGCCGACAGAAGGCGAACAAATCACAATTGATAATGGCAAGCTGCAGGTTCCCAATCATCCGATTATCCCTTTCATTGAAGGCGACGGAACGGGCCGCGACATATGGAAAGCCTCCAAGCGGGTGCTGGATGCGGCGGTAGATAAGGCTTACGGCGGAACCAAGAAGATTGCCTGGTATGAAGTGTTTGCCGGAGAAAAGGCGTATAATACATACGGAGAATGGCTTCCGAACGATACGCTCGAAGCGATCCGCGAGTATATCGTTGCGATCAAAGGGCCGCTGACGACGCCGATCGGCGGAGGCATCCGTTCCCTGAATGTGGCGCTGCGCCAGGAGCTGGATCTTTACGTATGTTTGCGTCCGGTGCGGTATTTTGACGGCGTGCCTTCCCCGGTGAAGCATCCGGAGCTGGTCGATATGGTCATTTTCCGGGAGAACACGGAAGATATCTATGCCGGCATTGAATACCAAGAAGGTACAGAGCAGGTTAAGAAAGTGATCGAGTTCCTACAAAAAGAAATGGGCGTGAGCAAGATCCGTTTCCCGGAAACGTCGGGCATCGGCATCAAGCCGGTATCGTCCGAAGGCTCGAAGCGTCTCGTTCGCGCCGCTGTGGAATACGCGGTTAAGCATGGACGGGGGAGCGTTACGCTTGTGCACAAAGGCAATATCATGAAGTTCACCGAGGGCGCGTTCAAGAACTGGGGCTACGAGGTGGCTGAGCAGGAGTTCGGCGACAAGGTGTTCACCTGGAATCAGTACGATGTAATCAAGGAGCGCGAAGGCGTTGACGCGGCAAATGCCGCTCAGAAGCAGGCGGAGCAGGATGGCAAAATCATTATCAAGGACGCTATCGCCGATATCGCGCTGCAGCAGGTGCTGACGCGTCCGACCGATTTCGACGTCATCGCCACGCTGAACCTTAACGGCGACTATCTGTCTGACGCGCTGGCGGCACAAATCGGCGGCATCGGCATCGCTCCGGGTGCGAACATCAACTACGTGACCGGGCATGCCATTTTTGAAGCAACCCACGGTACGGCGCCGAAGTACGCGGACAAGGACGTTGTGAATCCCGGTTCGGTCATTCTGTCCGGCGTCATGATGCTGGAGCATTTGGGCTGGCAGGAAGCCGCCGATCTGATCTACAAAGGCATGGGAACTGCCATCAACAACAAAACAGTAACTTATGATTTCGCAAGGCTGATGGAAGGAGCGACAGAGCTGAAATGCTCCGAATTCGCTGACCAAGTGATCCAACATATGTAG
- a CDS encoding thiamine phosphate synthase → MCPPKSKEPEIHLISGGGTLMDSFILIAAAVRPFVDYIHLREKTRTAEELYKAVEKMRSLGIPLEQIVVNDRLDVALASGAGGVQLAGHSLPTPAARKLSQSLRIGRSVHSPDEAAAAAGEGADYCLFGHVYASASKPGLPGRGLDRLAETVRACPVPVIAIGGIEPGNAGQVISRGAAGIAVLSGICGASDPVASAKSYRAAVRAAAQEAGYERR, encoded by the coding sequence ATGTGTCCGCCAAAGTCAAAGGAACCCGAAATTCATCTGATATCCGGCGGCGGGACGTTAATGGACAGCTTTATTCTTATCGCTGCGGCAGTAAGACCCTTTGTAGACTACATTCATTTGCGGGAAAAAACGCGTACAGCGGAAGAATTGTATAAAGCGGTAGAGAAGATGCGCAGCCTTGGGATTCCGCTGGAACAAATCGTTGTGAACGACCGGCTGGACGTCGCGCTGGCCTCCGGCGCAGGAGGCGTTCAGCTTGCAGGGCACAGCCTCCCGACCCCCGCAGCTCGCAAGCTGTCACAGAGCCTGCGCATCGGCCGTTCCGTCCATTCCCCGGATGAAGCAGCCGCCGCTGCAGGAGAGGGGGCGGATTACTGCTTGTTCGGGCATGTATACGCCTCGGCCAGCAAGCCGGGTCTTCCAGGGCGGGGGCTGGATAGGCTGGCGGAAACCGTGCGTGCCTGCCCGGTTCCGGTCATTGCGATTGGCGGCATTGAACCGGGCAATGCAGGACAGGTGATTTCACGCGGCGCGGCGGGCATTGCCGTGCTCTCGGGCATCTGCGGCGCGTCCGATCCTGTCGCTTCCGCAAAGTCTTACCGTGCTGCCGTCCGGGCTGCCGCTCAAGAAGCTGGATATGAAAGGAGGTGA
- a CDS encoding SDR family oxidoreductase: MSESNQQTQKTLPPQHQDRMPGLESEMTPRPKYEPAAYKAAGKLLGKAALITGGDSGIGRAVAVAFAKEGADVVISYLNEHTDAEETKRQVEEEGRKCVLISGDIGVEVFCQDLINKTVAGLGKLDTLINNAAEQHPQERIEDISSEQLERTFRTNIFSMFYLTKAAMPHLKQGSTIVNTTSITAYRGNPQLLDYSSTKGAILSFTRSLAMNLVDKGIRVNAVAPGPIWTPLIPSTFDEKKVSEFGGTQPMKRPGQPEELAPAFIYLASDDSSYVTGQVIHVNGGEIVNG; the protein is encoded by the coding sequence ATGTCTGAGAGCAATCAGCAAACCCAAAAGACGTTGCCGCCGCAGCATCAGGATCGTATGCCCGGTCTGGAATCGGAGATGACACCACGGCCTAAATACGAACCGGCGGCATACAAAGCGGCGGGCAAGCTTCTCGGTAAAGCGGCCTTGATTACAGGTGGAGACAGCGGCATCGGCCGCGCGGTAGCCGTGGCTTTTGCCAAGGAGGGGGCCGATGTAGTCATTTCATATCTCAATGAGCACACTGATGCAGAGGAAACGAAGCGCCAGGTTGAAGAGGAAGGACGCAAATGTGTTCTCATATCCGGCGATATCGGCGTCGAAGTATTCTGTCAGGATCTTATCAACAAAACAGTGGCAGGTCTGGGCAAGCTGGATACTCTTATTAATAATGCGGCGGAGCAGCATCCGCAAGAAAGAATCGAAGATATCAGCTCCGAGCAGCTGGAGAGGACCTTCCGCACTAATATTTTCTCGATGTTCTATTTGACAAAAGCGGCCATGCCCCACTTGAAACAGGGCTCGACCATCGTCAATACGACGTCGATTACCGCTTACAGAGGAAACCCTCAACTGCTGGACTACTCGTCCACCAAAGGCGCGATTCTCAGCTTTACACGCTCACTGGCCATGAATTTGGTGGATAAAGGCATCCGCGTCAACGCGGTCGCGCCAGGTCCAATCTGGACGCCGCTCATTCCTTCCACCTTTGATGAGAAGAAGGTCAGCGAGTTCGGCGGAACACAGCCAATGAAGCGCCCGGGACAACCTGAAGAACTGGCTCCGGCTTTTATCTACCTGGCTTCCGACGATTCATCGTATGTAACCGGCCAAGTCATTCATGTGAATGGCGGCGAAATCGTTAACGGCTGA
- the citZ gene encoding citrate synthase, with protein MTVIKGLEGIIAAASSISSIVDGVLTYRGYNIDDLAENASFEETAFLLWFGSLPTTAELEKLKRDLSDFAAIPEQVIAQMKLYPKDANTMAALRSAISSLALYDEAADDMSRSANEIKAVKLQAQIPTIVAALARIRKGLEPIAPKPGASIAENFLYMLRGEQPDMVSVKALDTGLVLHADHELNASTFTARVTVATLSDIYSGVTSAIGALKGPLHGGANEAVMKMLEEIGSFENVEPYIRVKLERREKIMGFGHRVYKNGDPRAKHLMKMSRELGVIKGDTRLYDMSVKIEEMVTGQKGLKPNVDFYSASVYTQLGIDRELFTPIFAISRVSGWTAHILEQYEDNRIIRPRAEYTGLVEQKYVPVNER; from the coding sequence ATGACAGTGATAAAGGGACTGGAAGGCATTATTGCGGCTGCTTCCTCCATTAGTTCAATTGTTGACGGCGTGCTCACTTACCGTGGATATAATATCGATGATCTTGCCGAAAATGCCAGCTTCGAAGAGACGGCCTTCTTGCTTTGGTTCGGCAGCTTGCCGACCACCGCTGAGCTGGAGAAGCTGAAGCGCGACCTAAGCGATTTTGCGGCGATTCCGGAGCAGGTTATCGCGCAGATGAAGCTGTATCCGAAGGATGCCAATACGATGGCCGCTTTGCGCTCCGCCATATCGAGTCTGGCGCTGTACGATGAGGCTGCCGATGATATGAGCCGCAGCGCCAATGAAATCAAGGCAGTGAAGCTGCAGGCGCAGATTCCGACGATTGTGGCGGCGCTGGCGCGCATCCGCAAAGGGCTGGAGCCTATCGCTCCCAAGCCTGGCGCTTCCATTGCCGAGAACTTTTTGTATATGCTCCGGGGCGAGCAGCCCGATATGGTATCGGTCAAGGCTCTCGACACAGGGCTTGTGCTGCATGCCGACCATGAGCTGAACGCCTCGACCTTTACCGCAAGGGTAACGGTTGCGACGCTGTCTGACATTTATTCCGGAGTCACCTCGGCAATCGGCGCGCTTAAAGGTCCGCTGCACGGCGGAGCGAACGAAGCTGTAATGAAAATGCTGGAGGAAATCGGCAGCTTTGAGAATGTAGAGCCTTATATTCGCGTCAAGCTGGAGCGCAGGGAGAAAATTATGGGCTTCGGGCATCGCGTCTACAAGAACGGCGATCCGCGCGCGAAGCACCTGATGAAAATGTCGCGCGAATTGGGCGTAATCAAGGGCGATACGAGGCTGTACGACATGTCCGTAAAGATCGAAGAGATGGTAACCGGGCAGAAAGGCCTCAAGCCCAATGTCGATTTTTATTCCGCGTCCGTGTATACTCAATTAGGCATAGACCGCGAGCTGTTTACGCCGATCTTCGCCATCAGCCGGGTATCGGGATGGACCGCTCACATTCTCGAACAGTACGAAGATAACCGCATTATCCGTCCGCGTGCGGAATACACGGGTCTTGTGGAGCAGAAATACGTTCCGGTCAACGAAAGATAA